One window of Alteromonas sp. LMIT006 genomic DNA carries:
- the nfuA gene encoding Fe-S biogenesis protein NfuA — translation MISISEAAQAHFVKLLQNQEANTNIRVFVVNPGTPSAECGVSYCTPDAVEPNDVRLPFNGFDAVVDPESAPFLEEAEIDYVTDQMGSQLTLKAPNAKARKVDADAPLIERVDYIITTEVNPQLASHNGKVTLTEITEDGVAVLQFGGGCNGCSMVDVTLKEGIEKQLLEQFPGELTGVKDATEHQAGEHSYY, via the coding sequence ATGATCAGTATTTCCGAAGCAGCTCAAGCACACTTCGTCAAACTCTTACAGAACCAAGAAGCCAACACCAACATTCGAGTATTTGTGGTGAACCCCGGTACGCCAAGTGCTGAATGCGGTGTATCTTACTGTACGCCAGATGCCGTTGAGCCCAATGATGTTCGCTTGCCATTTAATGGTTTTGATGCCGTGGTCGACCCTGAATCAGCCCCGTTTTTGGAAGAAGCTGAGATTGATTATGTGACCGACCAAATGGGTTCACAACTCACACTAAAAGCACCAAACGCCAAAGCCCGGAAAGTGGATGCAGACGCGCCACTCATTGAGCGCGTAGATTACATCATTACTACTGAAGTAAACCCTCAGCTTGCTTCGCACAACGGCAAAGTCACACTCACCGAAATTACTGAAGACGGTGTTGCGGTACTACAGTTTGGCGGCGGTTGTAATGGATGTTCTATGGTCGATGTCACGCTTAAAGAAGGTATTGAGAAGCAATTGTTGGAACAATTCCCAGGTGAGTTAACCGGCGTGAAAGACGCGACTGAACACCAAGCTGGCGAGCACTCTTATTACTAA
- a CDS encoding MATE family efflux transporter: protein MTLPTRHRTLLALALPMILANVSQPILGLVDTAVLGHLGDAQFLAGTAVGAFLIAQIFWLCGFMRQSMTGLSAQQKGAREAAKASQGEWDDLARGLLFAFAVGILLAICHPPLLQLMQHITDLPTLAQSSLSEYFVIRIWNAPIALANLVVIGYLVGQQQTRAVMVIQVGINVLNIILNIVFVFGFDLGVNGVAIATVVAEWCMLLASLYCIANLHLKDNTARLSSDWFTLSAFRRLLGLNRDLFIRALMLQACLAFLTYQGARYGVEAAAVNAILMQFFVLIALGLDGIAYAIEAMIGEREGAKNRNGLWEDIGVSLIWSNIFGVAITLVMALGYPWFVSLLTNQPLVIVAAQPYYWIMVALPFLAHWCYCLDGIYIGLTRGDIMRNSMFISALFGFFGLYWLMQLLSLGAGNMALWIALLGLQVTRGTTLGGHLLSMYYHNQSNRLKRDANMPK from the coding sequence ATGACACTACCAACCAGACACCGCACCCTACTCGCCCTGGCTTTGCCCATGATTTTGGCCAATGTCTCCCAACCGATCCTGGGCTTGGTGGATACCGCGGTGCTTGGGCATTTGGGCGATGCACAGTTTTTGGCGGGAACAGCTGTTGGCGCGTTTTTGATTGCACAAATTTTTTGGTTATGTGGATTTATGCGTCAATCTATGACTGGTTTATCTGCCCAGCAAAAAGGGGCGCGGGAGGCGGCGAAGGCATCACAAGGTGAGTGGGATGATCTCGCCCGTGGCTTGCTATTTGCTTTTGCCGTAGGGATATTACTCGCTATATGTCATCCCCCCTTGCTACAACTCATGCAGCACATCACTGACCTGCCAACACTCGCTCAATCAAGCTTGTCTGAGTATTTTGTCATTCGGATTTGGAATGCACCCATAGCCCTGGCGAATCTAGTCGTGATTGGCTATTTGGTGGGCCAGCAACAAACCCGCGCGGTGATGGTGATTCAGGTGGGTATTAATGTGTTGAATATCATCTTGAACATTGTCTTTGTGTTTGGGTTTGATCTGGGGGTGAACGGCGTCGCGATTGCCACCGTCGTCGCTGAATGGTGCATGTTGCTTGCAAGTCTGTATTGCATTGCCAACTTACACCTCAAGGACAACACAGCGAGGTTATCAAGCGATTGGTTCACGCTGTCCGCATTTCGCCGACTGCTAGGCTTAAATCGAGATCTATTTATTCGTGCATTGATGTTGCAGGCGTGTTTGGCGTTTTTGACTTATCAAGGCGCGCGCTATGGCGTGGAAGCGGCCGCCGTAAACGCGATTTTAATGCAGTTCTTTGTGCTCATTGCTCTGGGTTTAGATGGTATAGCCTATGCCATCGAAGCTATGATTGGTGAGCGTGAAGGGGCAAAGAATCGCAATGGTTTATGGGAAGATATTGGTGTATCGCTGATTTGGTCTAATATCTTTGGCGTTGCGATTACGCTTGTAATGGCGCTGGGGTATCCTTGGTTTGTGTCGCTGTTGACCAATCAACCACTCGTCATTGTTGCAGCACAGCCCTATTATTGGATCATGGTCGCGCTACCCTTCTTGGCGCACTGGTGTTATTGCTTAGATGGGATTTACATTGGGCTAACGCGTGGAGATATTATGCGCAATAGTATGTTCATTAGTGCCTTGTTTGGCTTTTTTGGCCTGTATTGGCTGATGCAGTTGTTATCACTTGGGGCGGGGAATATGGCTTTATGGATTGCGTTGTTAGGGCTACAGGTGACGCGAGGAACCACGTTGGGTGGACACTTGTTGTCTATGTATTACCACAATCAAAGCAACCGATTAAAGCGCGACGCAAATATGCCCAAATAA
- a CDS encoding polysaccharide deacetylase family protein — MAKHQVRYWFAISLFISLLSIHSLAFAQNDKKSKKQLDNAVILQYHHVAANTPAITSTRPDVFAEHMAYLAEHYHVMPLKAMIEALQSGQKLPDKTIAITFDDGYANIIENAHPIMAQYGFPYTVFVNPPAIGVARNQLTWEEIEIMEKQGADFANHTLDHLHMLNRLDNESDEAWLDRVVRNVEEAERQLTEKIGYSLKYLAYPFGEYNTELKNTLTERGYVSFAQYSGGVASFSDFGAIPRFPAGGRYANLNTLKTKLASLAFPVLSNSISDPVVVDPMPTSMSLTLDNKDFYMSMVSCFWQGERIQTTRDGNVLTIPLPEQFPTGRSRINCTAPSKKHTGRFYWYSQPFFKARADGSFPD; from the coding sequence GTGGCAAAACACCAAGTTCGATATTGGTTCGCTATATCCTTGTTTATCTCATTACTTAGTATTCATTCTCTGGCATTCGCGCAGAATGACAAAAAGTCTAAAAAGCAACTCGACAACGCCGTCATCCTGCAATACCACCACGTTGCGGCTAACACCCCGGCCATTACCTCAACGCGCCCCGATGTGTTTGCCGAGCACATGGCGTACTTAGCCGAGCATTATCATGTGATGCCACTGAAGGCGATGATTGAAGCTTTGCAATCAGGACAAAAACTACCAGACAAAACCATCGCCATTACCTTTGACGATGGCTATGCCAATATTATCGAAAACGCCCACCCGATCATGGCGCAATACGGCTTTCCTTATACCGTGTTTGTCAATCCTCCCGCCATTGGTGTGGCTCGTAATCAGCTCACTTGGGAGGAGATTGAGATAATGGAGAAGCAAGGGGCGGATTTTGCCAACCATACCCTTGACCATTTGCACATGTTGAACCGCTTAGACAATGAATCCGATGAAGCCTGGCTTGATAGAGTAGTCCGCAATGTAGAAGAAGCCGAGCGCCAGCTGACCGAAAAAATCGGCTATTCTTTGAAATATCTAGCCTATCCTTTTGGTGAATACAATACTGAGCTCAAAAATACGCTAACCGAGCGGGGGTATGTGAGTTTTGCCCAGTACTCTGGTGGGGTAGCGAGTTTTAGTGATTTTGGGGCAATTCCGCGTTTTCCGGCAGGCGGTCGCTATGCTAATTTGAACACCCTCAAGACCAAATTGGCGAGCCTTGCATTTCCGGTATTGAGTAACAGTATTTCTGATCCTGTGGTGGTTGATCCAATGCCAACGAGCATGAGTTTAACCCTAGATAATAAGGATTTCTACATGTCGATGGTGAGCTGTTTTTGGCAAGGTGAGCGCATACAAACCACACGAGATGGGAATGTATTGACTATACCGTTGCCTGAACAATTTCCGACCGGACGCTCGCGGATCAATTGCACTGCACCGAGCAAAAAGCACACGGGGCGTTTTTACTGGTATTCACAGCCGTTTTTTAAGGCACGTGCCGACGGGTCTTTTCCTGATTAG
- a CDS encoding SCO family protein: MKSLTHQRGSVLYVIFGVMALIVGFALYSISQKAKGPEQASNTQTKQADTQYMQWYPQARQLVDFNLITHEQQPMTNADLQGHWTLAFVGYTFCPDICPTTLAQLGRAFPKIANIPSEHPVQVWFLSVDPKRDSPQRLKEYVTFFNEEFIASTGEHKELYPLVRSMGMMYSMSDDTSKPNYLVNHSGSVVVINPDGNVIGRFKPQHIPGQIAISDTAQILADLPAIIGG, translated from the coding sequence ATGAAATCATTAACCCATCAGCGAGGCAGTGTCTTATACGTCATATTTGGCGTGATGGCATTAATAGTTGGTTTTGCCTTGTATAGTATTTCCCAAAAAGCCAAGGGCCCAGAACAAGCATCAAATACTCAGACTAAACAAGCAGACACACAGTACATGCAGTGGTACCCACAAGCGCGTCAATTAGTCGATTTTAATCTCATCACGCATGAACAGCAGCCAATGACCAATGCGGATTTGCAAGGTCACTGGACGTTGGCATTTGTGGGTTATACTTTTTGTCCGGATATCTGCCCCACAACGCTTGCTCAATTGGGCCGCGCCTTTCCTAAGATTGCGAATATTCCCTCAGAGCACCCGGTTCAGGTATGGTTTCTATCCGTCGATCCCAAACGCGATTCCCCACAACGACTTAAAGAATATGTCACGTTTTTTAACGAAGAATTTATCGCCTCAACAGGTGAGCATAAAGAGTTATATCCTTTGGTTCGCAGCATGGGCATGATGTACTCGATGAGCGATGATACCTCCAAACCAAATTACTTGGTGAACCACTCTGGTTCGGTCGTTGTCATCAATCCAGATGGTAATGTCATTGGTCGGTTTAAACCACAACACATACCCGGTCAAATCGCGATCAGTGATACCGCTCAAATCTTAGCGGATTTACCTGCGATCATTGGTGGTTAG
- the cyoE gene encoding heme o synthase, whose protein sequence is MANTVSLAKPDRSSIKRAVWRDYYEMTKPNVVLLLLLTALVGMCLATETWVEPLVLVVGLFGIGALSSAAAVVNHVVDEHIDAKMARTINRPIAKGRVSKQNALWFAFALGVAGFVALAVWINMLTAVLTFAGLVGYAGIYTMYLKRATPQNIVIGGLAGAIPPLLGWTAVTGEIHAYPLLLVLIIFTWTPPHFWALAIHREKDYAKAEIPMLPVTHGVEFTKTCVLLYTVLLCVIGVMPYLIGMSDMLYLIGSSALNLGFVYYAWKLKYHPETGTAMATFKYSIIHLMLLFVVLLIDHYVPITL, encoded by the coding sequence ATGGCCAATACCGTTTCTCTCGCCAAACCAGACCGTTCTAGTATTAAACGCGCAGTTTGGCGTGATTATTACGAAATGACCAAGCCCAATGTGGTATTGTTGTTATTGCTCACTGCGTTAGTCGGTATGTGCTTGGCAACCGAGACTTGGGTCGAGCCGCTGGTACTTGTGGTTGGTCTGTTTGGTATTGGCGCGCTTTCATCAGCAGCTGCGGTGGTCAATCACGTTGTGGATGAACATATTGATGCCAAAATGGCGCGCACCATCAATCGACCGATTGCCAAAGGAAGAGTGAGTAAACAAAATGCCTTGTGGTTTGCGTTTGCTCTGGGAGTGGCGGGCTTTGTAGCCTTAGCCGTCTGGATCAATATGTTAACGGCGGTGCTAACTTTTGCAGGCTTAGTGGGGTATGCCGGTATTTACACCATGTACCTGAAACGTGCAACGCCACAAAATATTGTTATCGGAGGCCTAGCAGGTGCCATACCCCCCTTACTAGGCTGGACTGCGGTAACTGGCGAAATCCATGCTTATCCATTGTTACTTGTGCTGATCATATTTACTTGGACACCCCCACATTTTTGGGCGTTAGCCATCCACCGTGAAAAAGATTACGCCAAAGCTGAGATACCCATGTTACCCGTGACCCACGGAGTGGAATTCACCAAAACCTGCGTATTGCTGTACACAGTATTACTGTGCGTGATCGGTGTCATGCCATATTTAATTGGCATGTCGGATATGTTGTATTTGATTGGCTCATCTGCATTGAACCTTGGCTTTGTATATTACGCTTGGAAGTTAAAATATCACCCAGAGACAGGTACTGCGATGGCGACATTTAAGTATTCAATTATTCATTTGATGTTATTGTTTGTGGTATTGTTAATAGACCATTACGTACCGATAACTCTATGA
- a CDS encoding heme A synthase, whose amino-acid sequence MRKWALASILLALIVIVLGAYTRLTDAGLGCPDWPGCYGHVGVPMTQETIDTANAAFPERPVEVEKAWNEMIHRYAASTLGLFIVIITGLALFKRQHNQPLKLPIFLLLMVCFQGALGMWTVTLNLLPAVVMMHLLGGFTVISCLFLLYLRLTPFSIPSSNQHMRKTAPWALLGMVLLVIQIALGGWTSANYASLACTELPICEGNWTERLNFAGAFSIPEADNYEFGVHPYEDRMTMHVMHRFGAIIVTAYIVWLALRLWSQAHSHLIRRLAVTMGVVLTVQVALGISNVVYSLPLTVATLHNAVAACLLLVMVMITYILYRRV is encoded by the coding sequence ATGAGAAAGTGGGCACTTGCAAGTATTTTACTTGCTTTAATTGTGATTGTATTAGGTGCATACACCCGTTTAACCGATGCGGGATTAGGCTGCCCTGATTGGCCAGGGTGTTATGGTCACGTAGGTGTGCCCATGACTCAAGAAACCATCGATACGGCCAATGCTGCATTTCCTGAACGTCCTGTCGAAGTTGAAAAAGCCTGGAATGAAATGATCCACCGTTATGCAGCCTCCACTCTTGGGTTGTTTATTGTCATCATCACCGGTCTGGCATTGTTCAAACGTCAACATAATCAGCCTTTAAAGTTGCCTATTTTTTTATTGCTGATGGTGTGCTTTCAAGGGGCCCTAGGGATGTGGACCGTGACACTTAATCTACTGCCAGCGGTAGTGATGATGCATCTTCTGGGTGGTTTCACAGTGATATCATGCTTGTTTTTGCTGTACTTGCGTTTAACCCCATTTAGTATTCCCTCAAGTAACCAACACATGCGAAAAACCGCTCCTTGGGCACTGTTGGGCATGGTTTTATTGGTCATACAGATTGCGTTAGGTGGCTGGACCTCAGCGAACTACGCATCGCTAGCGTGCACCGAGTTACCGATTTGTGAAGGTAATTGGACCGAGCGACTCAATTTTGCAGGGGCGTTTAGTATCCCAGAAGCAGACAATTACGAATTTGGCGTGCATCCATATGAAGACCGAATGACCATGCATGTCATGCATAGATTTGGCGCCATTATTGTGACCGCATATATTGTGTGGTTAGCATTGCGCCTATGGTCACAAGCACATTCTCATTTGATTCGCCGTTTGGCGGTCACCATGGGAGTGGTGTTAACCGTCCAAGTCGCTTTGGGCATTTCCAATGTCGTGTATTCATTACCTTTAACCGTTGCCACGTTACATAATGCGGTTGCGGCCTGTTTATTACTGGTAATGGTCATGATTACATATATTTTATATCGCAGAGTCTAG
- a CDS encoding SURF1 family protein gives MSDGKSLTFFSHLVVLIVFLALCSLGVWQSQRYSAKMEREAQIEAKQQQVRFSLKEIIDYQEDIRDLPTFASGQVQSDRIFLLDNRQFEGQVGYEVIVPMQTQYGAVLVNFGWIKAPELRNELPIIVLPEQINDIEAMVTIPGMNRFVSETATDDGVFPKVIQEVDFGRLSKFSSIELLPFMLTLIETDVAFKRRWQPVVMPAIKHLGYAAQWYGLAIALVVIYWRLGAKRKRK, from the coding sequence GTGAGTGATGGTAAGAGTTTAACATTTTTTTCACATTTAGTTGTACTAATTGTTTTCCTTGCGTTATGTTCATTAGGAGTATGGCAATCACAACGATACAGCGCCAAAATGGAGCGTGAAGCGCAAATTGAAGCAAAGCAACAACAGGTTCGGTTTTCATTAAAAGAGATCATCGATTATCAGGAAGATATTCGAGATTTGCCTACCTTTGCTTCTGGCCAAGTGCAAAGTGATCGTATTTTTTTATTGGATAATCGTCAGTTTGAAGGTCAGGTTGGCTACGAAGTGATCGTGCCTATGCAAACCCAATATGGGGCTGTTCTCGTCAATTTCGGCTGGATTAAAGCCCCTGAATTACGCAATGAACTGCCCATTATAGTACTACCCGAACAGATAAACGATATAGAAGCAATGGTCACAATACCTGGTATGAATCGTTTTGTCTCAGAGACTGCGACTGACGATGGCGTGTTCCCAAAAGTCATACAGGAAGTCGATTTTGGCCGTTTGAGTAAGTTCAGTAGTATAGAGCTTTTGCCTTTTATGCTGACCTTAATTGAAACCGACGTTGCTTTTAAACGCCGTTGGCAGCCAGTCGTGATGCCAGCGATAAAACACCTTGGCTATGCCGCACAATGGTACGGATTAGCCATTGCTTTAGTAGTCATTTATTGGCGTTTAGGAGCCAAGCGCAAACGCAAATAA
- a CDS encoding DUF2909 domain-containing protein, whose protein sequence is MLLKILVTGLLFFMIFNLFKAMRIMLKPGKTDENMSKYIGRRVLTSVGIFLIIILAVATGLIEPNPRPY, encoded by the coding sequence ATGTTATTAAAAATATTAGTTACTGGCTTATTGTTCTTTATGATTTTTAACCTGTTTAAAGCGATGCGTATCATGCTTAAACCAGGCAAAACAGATGAAAATATGTCTAAGTACATTGGTCGTCGTGTGTTAACTTCGGTAGGCATTTTTTTGATCATTATTCTCGCTGTTGCCACCGGCCTGATTGAGCCGAATCCTAGACCATACTAA
- a CDS encoding cytochrome c oxidase subunit 3, with protein MAQQQEYEKYYVPESSIWPIVGAVALFLIAVGAANFTVEMTKGKEGYGGYILTVGIITLIVMVTGWFKNQIDESMAGLYSAQLGRSYRQGMAWFIFSEVMFFAAFFGALFYARMIAIPWLGGASNNAMTNEVLWPSFEAMWPLVQTPGGTETSPMGWFGLPLVNTLILLVSSVTLHYAHVGLEQNKRKQLTWMLGVTILLGVIFLGLQVEEYIYAYTELGLTLDSGIYGNTFFLLTGFHGMHVTLGTIILIVLFFRVLKGHFTPDEHFAFQAGSWYWHFVDVVWVMLFIFVYIL; from the coding sequence ATGGCACAACAGCAAGAATACGAAAAATATTACGTCCCAGAATCCAGTATATGGCCTATTGTCGGAGCAGTTGCACTGTTTCTTATTGCCGTAGGCGCAGCGAACTTCACGGTTGAAATGACCAAGGGCAAAGAAGGTTACGGTGGTTATATTCTAACTGTCGGTATTATTACCTTAATTGTCATGGTGACCGGTTGGTTCAAGAATCAAATTGATGAAAGTATGGCTGGGCTGTATTCCGCTCAGCTAGGGCGCTCCTACAGACAGGGAATGGCGTGGTTTATTTTTTCTGAAGTGATGTTTTTTGCGGCATTCTTTGGGGCGCTCTTTTATGCTCGAATGATTGCGATCCCCTGGCTCGGTGGCGCATCAAACAACGCCATGACCAATGAAGTATTGTGGCCGAGTTTTGAAGCAATGTGGCCGTTGGTGCAAACGCCTGGCGGTACTGAGACATCGCCAATGGGGTGGTTCGGTTTACCTCTTGTCAATACATTGATTTTGCTAGTCTCATCCGTCACCTTGCACTATGCACATGTTGGTTTAGAACAAAATAAACGCAAACAGCTTACTTGGATGCTGGGTGTGACGATTTTGCTCGGTGTCATCTTCTTGGGTTTACAGGTTGAAGAATATATCTACGCATACACTGAATTAGGTTTAACCTTGGATTCGGGAATTTATGGCAATACTTTCTTCCTATTAACCGGATTTCACGGGATGCACGTTACTTTGGGGACTATCATCCTGATTGTGTTGTTCTTCCGTGTACTAAAAGGGCACTTTACTCCGGACGAACATTTTGCGTTTCAGGCGGGCAGCTGGTACTGGCACTTTGTGGATGTCGTATGGGTGATGCTGTTTATCTTTGTATATATATTATAA
- a CDS encoding cytochrome c oxidase assembly protein: protein MNQEHTPSNTPQEQENSRLVVKLVGIVLGMFGFGFALVPLYDVFCDLTGINGKTNETAAVYSAPVIDTEREVTIEFITKTMRGMPWAFEANTQRIKVHPGELHTVEFYVRNPASRDIIGQAIPSVSPGTAALYLNKTECFCFNNQPLLSGEEALMPMQFYIDPQLPKDIEQFTVQYTLYDVTEAAKGVAKAQAAMGSK, encoded by the coding sequence ATGAATCAAGAACACACCCCATCAAATACACCACAAGAACAAGAAAACTCGCGTTTGGTGGTGAAATTAGTGGGCATTGTTCTTGGTATGTTCGGTTTCGGTTTTGCTTTGGTACCTTTGTATGATGTATTTTGCGATCTAACAGGTATCAATGGCAAAACCAACGAAACTGCAGCTGTGTATTCTGCGCCTGTTATCGATACAGAACGCGAAGTAACTATTGAGTTCATAACCAAAACCATGCGCGGTATGCCTTGGGCATTTGAAGCCAATACCCAACGCATCAAGGTTCATCCTGGTGAGCTGCATACCGTCGAGTTTTATGTCAGAAATCCCGCGTCGCGCGATATTATTGGGCAAGCAATACCGTCTGTATCACCAGGTACAGCTGCCTTGTATCTCAATAAAACTGAATGTTTTTGTTTCAACAATCAACCCCTTCTATCCGGGGAAGAGGCATTAATGCCAATGCAGTTTTATATCGATCCTCAATTACCGAAAGATATCGAACAGTTTACCGTGCAATATACTTTGTATGACGTCACTGAGGCGGCAAAAGGCGTAGCTAAAGCACAAGCAGCTATGGGTTCAAAGTAA
- the ctaD gene encoding cytochrome c oxidase subunit I: MSTATDTLEHDAHHDDHHHGPAKGIKRWLFTTNHKDIGTLYLWFSFIMFLTGGAMAMVIRAELFQPGLQIVDPNFFNQMTTVHGLIMVFGAVMPAFTGLANWLIPMMIGAPDMALPRMNNWSFWILPFAFAILISSLFLPGGGPAFGWTFYAPLSTTYSTDSTALFVFSVHIMGISSIMGAINVVVTIWNMRAPGMTWMKMPMFVWTWLITAFLLIAVMPVLAGVVTMVLTDKYFGTSFFDAAGGGDPVMFQHIFWFFGHPEVYIMILPAFGIISHIIPTFARKPLFGYASMVYATASIALLSFIVWAHHMFTTGMPVAAEMFFMFATMLISVPTGVKVFNWVATMWRGSMTFEVPMLFAIAFVVLFTIGGLSGLMLAITPVDFQYHDTYFVVAHFHYVLVSGAVFSIMAAAYYWLPKWTGVMFDTTLAKWHFWCSLISVNLLFFPMHFVGLAGMPRRIPDYALQFADFNQWISVGGFAFGLSQLIFLALLIKACRHKGEPVSDKVWDGAEGLEWEIPSPAPYHTFDTPPVVK, from the coding sequence ATGAGCACAGCAACTGATACTCTTGAGCACGATGCGCACCATGATGACCATCATCATGGTCCTGCTAAAGGCATAAAGCGCTGGTTGTTCACCACGAACCACAAAGATATTGGTACTTTGTATTTATGGTTCTCTTTTATAATGTTTTTAACTGGTGGTGCGATGGCGATGGTCATTCGTGCCGAGTTATTCCAACCTGGTTTACAAATCGTTGATCCGAACTTCTTCAACCAGATGACGACGGTTCACGGCTTGATCATGGTGTTTGGTGCAGTCATGCCGGCGTTTACAGGTTTGGCAAACTGGTTGATCCCAATGATGATTGGTGCACCAGATATGGCCTTGCCACGCATGAATAATTGGAGCTTCTGGATCTTACCATTTGCTTTTGCGATTTTGATCAGTTCACTGTTTTTACCAGGTGGTGGCCCAGCGTTCGGTTGGACTTTTTATGCACCGCTATCTACCACTTATAGTACTGATTCGACTGCCTTGTTTGTGTTCTCGGTGCACATTATGGGTATTTCATCCATCATGGGTGCCATCAACGTTGTGGTAACAATCTGGAATATGCGTGCACCAGGTATGACCTGGATGAAGATGCCAATGTTTGTATGGACGTGGCTGATTACGGCGTTTTTGTTAATTGCGGTCATGCCAGTGTTGGCCGGTGTAGTGACTATGGTACTCACCGATAAATACTTTGGCACAAGCTTTTTTGATGCCGCCGGTGGTGGTGACCCCGTCATGTTCCAGCACATCTTCTGGTTCTTCGGGCACCCCGAAGTGTACATTATGATTTTACCGGCGTTCGGTATCATCTCACACATTATCCCAACGTTTGCGCGCAAGCCATTATTCGGTTATGCCTCAATGGTGTATGCGACCGCATCTATTGCGTTGCTGTCGTTCATTGTATGGGCGCACCACATGTTTACCACAGGTATGCCGGTGGCAGCTGAAATGTTCTTTATGTTTGCCACTATGTTGATTTCGGTACCAACCGGCGTCAAAGTCTTTAATTGGGTGGCAACCATGTGGCGTGGCTCAATGACATTTGAAGTGCCGATGTTGTTTGCTATTGCATTCGTCGTCTTATTTACCATTGGTGGTTTATCTGGCTTGATGCTTGCGATCACTCCGGTTGATTTCCAGTATCACGACACGTACTTTGTCGTTGCACACTTCCACTATGTATTAGTATCAGGTGCCGTCTTCTCAATTATGGCTGCAGCATATTACTGGTTACCAAAGTGGACTGGCGTAATGTTTGATACCACATTGGCAAAATGGCACTTCTGGTGTTCATTGATTTCAGTCAACTTACTGTTCTTCCCTATGCACTTTGTTGGACTGGCGGGTATGCCACGTCGTATTCCTGATTACGCGTTGCAGTTTGCAGACTTTAACCAATGGATCAGTGTAGGCGGTTTCGCATTTGGTTTATCACAGTTGATATTCTTAGCTCTGTTAATCAAAGCGTGTCGCCACAAGGGTGAACCAGTATCAGACAAAGTCTGGGATGGTGCTGAGGGTCTAGAGTGGGAAATCCCATCACCAGCCCCTTATCACACCTTCGATACACCACCTGTAGTTAAGTAA